Part of the Cercospora beticola chromosome 5, complete sequence genome is shown below.
CCCTGCACACTGCTGCTCGACCCATAGGTTGACAAGACGTTGATACCGAACTCGATAGGCCCATCACGGCATGTTCTCCACCAAGTTTGTCTCCGTCGATGTTTTGACGCCCTCAACGATGATAACAGAGCTGCAATTAGGACGAGATGTGGAGAGAACAGAACGCTTGCGGTTCACGTAGAGTACACGAAGAAGTTGCGGCCCCGTGCTCGGAGGTAACCGCATACCAGTACAGTTGTCTCCTGTGCCCAGTCCACTGCGTTGCTGCAAGGGCGAGTGTCCATGAAAGTGCTCTAGAACTGAGGAACTACAAATTTGCACAGCAAATGCCGTGCTCCGAGGCTCAGTTGCAGCAGGCGGTTGCAACTGAAGAAGCAAGTTCGATTTGCGCTCATGCTCAGGTACGGCAGTCACTGCTTGGGTCACAGCAGCCTCCGTTTATGCCTTCCCAGTCCCACGCGTAGGTGCTTGGTACAGCGATCGCGTttctccaacttcttcttcgaatcaTTTCATCACTCTACCTTGTCCACAAAATGAAGTTGCCTTGGGCGGCTCTGGCCACACTTCTGGCTGTGGCTCTCGCGAGAAGAGATCCGACGAAATGGAATAGGAACGAGGTATCGCATCACTTGCCACGGCAAGCGCCCAATTCCGACCCTCCAGACTACGGgaactcttcttcatctggaACCCCGATCATCGAGCAGACCGAGGCAGTCAAGAAATTCATCGTAAACGGCACTGCCATCCCAGAAGTCGACTTTGACATTGGCGAGTCCTACGCCGGTCTGCTGCCAATCGGTCCGGAGCAAGACGTCAGCGAACTATACTTCTGGTTCTTCCCTTCTTCGAATCCGGACGCTGGAGACGAGATCCTGATTTGGTTAAACGGAGGTCCGGGCTGCTCTTCGTTGGAAGGATTGCTTCAAGAGAATGGCCCATTTTTATGGCAATTTGGAACTTTCAAGCCGGTGAAGAATCCGTGGACCTGGGTCAATTTGACGAATGTGGTTTGGGTTGAGCAGCCTGCTGGGACTGGGTTCAGCATGCAAGGTGGGACGCCGCCTGCGAGAGATCAGATTGAGGTTGCGAAGCAATTGTTAGTGTTTTcttggcgaagatgaagccATTTGTTTCGTGAGTGTATGGTGATGCTGACAATGGTTTAGCTTGGGTTTCTGGAAGAACTTTGTCGACACGTTTGGCTTGAAGAACCGCAAAGTCTTCATCACAGGGGAGAGCTACGCAGGCTACTATGTGCCCTACATCGCTGATGCCATGCACAACGAGACGGACAAGGAATACTACGATGTCGAAGGGATCATGATCTATGACCCCGTCCTGACTGATAACGTGGTCCATGGAGACATCCTCGCCGTGCCGTTCGTGGACCAATGGAGCGGGCTTTTCAACTTGAATGAGAGCTTCATGG
Proteins encoded:
- a CDS encoding uncharacterized protein (MEROPS:MER0001944) — translated: MKLPWAALATLLAVALARRDPTKWNRNEVSHHLPRQAPNSDPPDYGNSSSSGTPIIEQTEAVKKFIVNGTAIPEVDFDIGESYAGLLPIGPEQDVSELYFWFFPSSNPDAGDEILIWLNGGPGCSSLEGLLQENGPFLWQFGTFKPVKNPWTWVNLTNVVWVEQPAGTGFSMQGGTPPARDQIEVAKQFLGFWKNFVDTFGLKNRKVFITGESYAGYYVPYIADAMHNETDKEYYDVEGIMIYDPVLTDNVVHGDILAVPFVDQWSGLFNLNESFMEDLHRRHESCGYQRFIEEAYVFPPKGPLPTPPHRDQKNVSCRLAGDVIDAALLVNPCWDLYHVATTCPLLWDVLGFPGTLDYVPEGADIYFNREDVKKAINAPDREWAECVDDVLRPDNSLPSAQSVLPRVIEKNQRTIVAHAELDFVVLKNGSIIAMQNMTWNGAQGFSKAPEEWNKFFVPYHPKASLSTLAGAGYYGSWYTERGLTFATIDLSGHMVPQYAPAAAYRHVEFLLGRIPDLGEISDFTTLRGDWGNDATMRYL